The DNA region TTGGTCTGGTACTTTTGCCCCTGAACAATGACCTCGGACCGAAGCAGGGCGTATCTCCAGTTGCGCTCAGTACCGGCAAGCATGTTGATCCAAGACTCAACATCAGGGAGTTCCGTCGCCGGAGATGAGCTCAAGCGGTAGGTGTGCTTGCTGGCGTCAACAGCGATGGTGAGGCCGTCAATATCCAACGGAAGTGGCTTGTCAATGAGATCACCACCGAAGTACTCCACGGTGGGAATCTTGGAAGCATCACCGCCGTAGAGGTCCTTGGTGAGACCCTTGATGTGACCTTCATGAATGTTGTCAAGAATCTCCTTGATGGGCTCGTCAACCTTGGTGGCGTGCTTAGCCGCCATGGGACCTTGCAGAATGCAGGTCCTGCCAACATCCTTGCCGATAACGGCACCAAGGTCCTCAGACTGCCAGAGAGAAtccttcttgaagaagaacTCGAAATCGCCGTCGAGAGTGGGGACGAAAGTGACAGGCTTCTGGCCACGACGCTTGCACAGGAGCAAGAAGTGCTGAACATCTTGGGCGTTGATGAGCTGGGTCTCAGCATCAGGGTAGTGCGACAGGATACGCTCGACGGCAGCGAAGGGCTCGTCCAGGTCGGCATAGCTCTGCAAGTGAGATGGCTGGCCAGCAGAAGTGGTGAAGCGCTCCTCAAGACGGTGGATGAAGTCACCCGTGAGCTTGGCATAGGATGGGTCGATCCAGCgcttctcatcctcgacaTAGAGGAGGGCAACCATGCGGCGCACAACCTCGCCGTAGGTCATGTCCTCGAGATCCACGGCGGTTCCGTCCTTCTTCTGACCGAACCACACCTTGTGGAAGTCTtcgttgagcttcttgatgatATAGCTCTTCTGTTTCTTGAGCTCGACGAGGCGCTTCTCCTTGGGGAGGCTGAAAATCTTCTGGTCCATCTCGGCCCAGAAGAGAACACCGCGGGTGGCGAGCTTATGGATGGGCTCACCCATTTCAGACATGACAGTGATAACACCGCCAGCTGCTCCCTTATAAGTGTTCTCCcaagcagcatcatcaagaccTGGGGCATCGACGATGGCTTGCTTGGCAGCCTTGCTCGTGTGCGCTTCCTTGGCAACCATCATGCGGCTGCCGAACATGCAACCATCATATGGCATGGGGGGGTAGCCATACTTGGTGGACCATTCACCGGTGAGGTAGGGATAGGTATCGTCAGCACCACCGAAACCGCTGCCAGCAACCAGGATGAGATTTTCCTGGCGGCGGATACGGCCGTACATGGTAAGGATGGGGGCGTGGAAATCCTCATACGAGTgatgaccaccacctctgccaCCAGTCCACTGGAGAATGACAGGGAAGTCGGGGTTGGCCTTGGCAATGTTGATAACGGCCTGGATGGCCTCACTGGAACCTGGCTTGAACGAGATGTGCTTCAAGCCAAGCGTCTCAATATACTCCTGAGCAACCTCGATGGAGGGAACACCGGCACCGATGGTCAAACCTTCAATGGGAACACCCTCGGATCTGAGCCTGCCAAGGAGCGGGATTTGCCAGCCCATAGCACGGGGGTTGACGTAAATGAGGTTGACAGTGATACCGCGACCGGCAGGAATGGCCTGCTCGATCTTGTGGATAGCAGCGGTCATAGTCTTGGCATTGTAGTAACCGCCACCGGCCAACTCAATCTGATACCCAGCGTTCATGGTGGCGGCCACGAAGTCCCAGGGGACGGTGGTAGGGGTCATACCAGCGACCAGAAGTGGCGGGAGACCAAGCAGTCTGCTCATCTTGGTGCTGACATAGGTCCGCCCGCTGGAAGTCTTGACGAGCTGAGGCCCATACGCCTTTACCCAATCAACAGCGTACTTGACAGCGTGCTCCTCATCACGGTCGAAGAGCTCAGACTTGTAGCCAACCTCGGGGACGGTCCCGCTGACGGTGCCAGCCAGGATGACGCGAACACCGGTGCCATCCTTGCTTCTGCTGGTGAGAACACCGAGGCCCGAGATACCTCCCGGACCAAAGTCCAAGATGTGAGTGGCTTGCGGGAAAACGGTGGCCTTCTCCCAGTTGACAACCTCGCTGGTAATCATGCGAACCAAAGCCGGGACAACATTGCCCTTGACAGAGTCACGAATGTCCTTTCCAGTGTTGGTGTCATACACAGCCGAGCCGAGTGACGAGGCGTCGATCTTGACGGTCTTAAGATCCTCGTCAATCAAGCTCGTGGCATCCTCCAGGTACTTGCTGTGGAAAGGAGCCGTGATAGGCAAGAAGCGGTTGACAAAGCGAACCTTTCTTTGCGTGTGGGGGATCTTGGCCTGGTCAATGCCGGTGGCAGCCTTGACCTTCCTGAGCTGAGCATTCAGACCGCAGAGGGACTTTGGAGGACCGGCAACAACCACATTTCGGGGGCTGTTGATCAGGGCAATAGAGATGTGCTGATCGGCTGGCAGATACTGATTTGTGAGGTCAATGTGCTTCTGAACCTCGCTTTGGGGCAGATCGCGAACACTGAGCATAGGGGTGGGCACACCCTCTCCGTTGTCAACGGCATCCTGGAGCAGGGTGGGGGTCATAGACGTCTTGGGGAAAGCTTGCTGACTGCGGGCACCAATCCAGAAGAGAATGGTCAAGGCGGACTTGGAAAGCTCCTCAAAGGACTCCCACGAGTCGCAAGCCGCAGTAATGGCAGCCAAAACGATACCCTGGGAGTGGCCAGTGGAGCCAGTGACTCTCTCCCGAAGAATACCGGGGTGGAGGCCCAGGACTTTGCAGGTGACAGCGTAATGGGCCAACTGCACGAGACCAATGAGCGGGAAACTGACAGGCGCTGAGACCATGTAATCCAGATCTGGTGTCGAttcggggtggtggagccAGTGGGTGATATCCAAACCCTTGCTGTACAGCTTCTCAGCACTGGGGTGGCTGGAAAGTGTTTGAAGGAGCTCGGCGGCATTGGAAATGAGCTCGCCGACAAATGATGGGTAGGTGGTGTGCAACTCCCGGAGCTCATCGAAGTACTCCTCAATGTTGCCTTGTCCACCGAAGATATTGTAGATCCGGGCAGCGTCCTCATCGGCAGCACGGAAAAGAGCAGACTGGTGGGATTTCATCGCCCTGTTTGTGGCAGATCTAGCAGCAAAGTAGCTGCGGATCACCTCCAACTTCTTGGCATCGATGCCCTCCAGGTTCGCGACAAGCGCGTGGACATCGTTACCCCTGAGGAATGCTCTCTCAAACTCGTTAAGAATGAGCTTGAGCACTTCTTCATACGAGCCCTGTgcatcatcctcgccctcggccaCTTCGTTGGCAATGAAGCCCATAAATCTAGCCACCAGCTCCGGGATCGAAGATGGTTCATCGTCCAGAGCCAAATCGTCGGTAGGCGCAGGTAAGCTGGCAGTGAAACGGGTCTTGAGCTCGGAGGCATGGTAATGAAGGCCAGTGGGTATCAAAAACGTCGTCTCGAGAGAGCCGTGGGAAACTGTAAGGGGACGAAGCGAGGCTGACGATCTAGGTGTGACGGCGCCCGTCTGAGGGCCGGTCCCGGAACCGTACATTATGAAAGATATAGGGGTATCGTATCTAATAAAGAAGTGGACTTGTTGGTCTCTTATGAACTCCCTGGGTCTTGTTAGCTTTCTGTTGCAAACCAatggcaccaccccccctcgTCTCGTCTCCAATTTGGCGGTGAGCCAGCCAGACGATCaaatacaaaaaaaaaaaaaagatcacATACCAGCACAACGATTTGGGAGAGTTCAAGAATCAAACTACCTGCAACAATTCGCTTTTCTGCGTCGAAAACCGCGAAGACAATGCTGACTGGATGGTGAGCAAACGAACTACTGGCGCAGCacgaggggggtggtgggggagggtgccATAGGTTGCAAGATAGGAGGCAGGCTTACAGGGACTGATGGGAGGTGgcaggtgggagaggagggagggactGGAATCCTAAGATAGACCTGCCCTTGGATCGTTCGTTCGTTCGTGTCTTCTCAAGCCCAGGAGAGTGGGTGGGAAGTGTATTATCAGCccagggaggaggggcggcgAGAGATGGCGGGGaagggcggtggcgggggaACAAGATCAATCtcaggagaaggaagcggACGGAAAGGAAGGAGAACAGCAACCGGAGGAAAGCAAGCAGCAGTCAGCAGCAGTTTAGAAGCCCCTCGTGGTTCCCGGATCGGGTGGAGATGTGGATGTGGTCCCTCCACTGGTGTCGACCTTGGGGGATGGCAACGCGTAAAAAGGCCCAACGCAATTCGGCTGTCTCCCTGCGAATCCACGGCTGGCGGCTGCTTCGTCGctcgccaaaaaaaaattggGATCTTGTTGGGGATGGCACGACACATCCGCACCCAGATCCCCCCCTGTCGACAGGACCCCTCGTTGTGTGCACTGTCTGGCACAGTGTACTTGTGGCGAGGCTTATGCACCTGCTTAATGCGCTGTACCTTGCCGAGCCTGAGATCCGGCCAACCCGCGAACAGAGGGTTCCACAGCGGCAACCCCACTTGGTCCACCTGTCACAGCGACGACCCCAATGTCCCACATCTGCCCATCATGTATCGATACCTCCATCCGAACGTCCCGACGTATCccgccatccaccaaccccagcaaaCTTCAGCCCGCCACTGCCCACACAGATCACTGCCCTCGATAGCGGAGCGATAGGACGGAGCGGCGAGGGTCCTTTTGCCATGCATCCATTCTTCCGGAAGGCCTGGCTTTTCTTAGACCCGAGACTTTGTGTAGCGTCGAGAGCCTTCCTTCAGTTCGGGACATATGGGAGAGATCTCGAGCATCATCTTACAGATCTTGTTCATCATTGGGCCATGCCCCGAGTGCTTACCCCGAGCACGCCGACGTACCTGCGTTTTATCCCGTTGTGCCCGTACGTAGATCCGTGGCTCCGTGCTTCTCCAGGTTTTGGGGGTTCAAAGATTCTTCATTCAGCTTCCCATGGCTCCACCGTGAGGATGCCTGTCGAGGTCCACGGGGAGCCGGCAGTGCCGGTCTGGAATCTCCAGTTGATAACAACGCCTCGCCGCAGGTCTGCCGTATCAGTCGGATCAACTGGAACATTTGGAACAGCATCCTACAAAGTCACATACTGGTCCAATGCCATCTTGAAGGCAGGGCCGGCACCTTTTTCTGGAATATCTGCTCAGCCTTCTGAATTACGGGTGTCAGAGGAAGTCCCGGTTCCGTTGCCGAGAAGGTGTCCCTCTGCTTTAGTAGACGGACGCACCAAGTACTATCAAGACATGAGGTGAGAATAACGTACTTTGTAGGTCCGAATGTGGAAACTCTCTTTGCAGCCCAAGGACTCAGTGTGAACGGAACGCCAGGAGACAAGCTCGACTGTAATTCTTTTCCGTTCGGGCAGTCCCCACGGCCAACCACAACATTCCACACGATCGTGTGTGAGCCGATGTCAACTGAATTGTAGCCCACATGTTTAGGGCCCAAAGGTTCAAAATAGTGGATGGCAAACATGCATCAAGGGATGATGATCTGGTCCGACAGCTTTCTCCGCTTGCGCCGCGACCATCTGTAGCCATCTGATATCTCCAGATCTACAGGGACTCTACATGCCGGAGACAGAGGTACCATGCGGTGCTGCTGTACCACTACCAGATTGATAAATTTGCAGAGCGTGTCAGCCAAGGTCCAAATAAACAATAAACAAGCCTTTGATGGCTTACAATGCCCTGGCAAGGCATGATTGGCATCTGGCAGAGGAGCACACACGGCCGAGGTCTATCCGGATCTCCGGGATCATGACGCCATGCAGTAATGAGGCTCAAGGTTGAAACGGTCCGACAGGCGTGTCCGAAGTGTCCAGGACACGGAGCACAGTCGTCGAGTCTCGGGTCTTGTCCTTTTGCTGGTTGCCTGCTCTCTGCTTTTTGCTCTCTACCGGGAGACATTGGGCTGCGGTGAAACTCGGCGGTGACGGCTGTCGAGCGGAGGTATCGAGACTTCGGTCGCTGTCTGCTCCAAACACTGTGGGGTAGCTAGTGAGAGGTGCGCTAGGCTGAATCAGGTTAGGTCCAGAGTTTGGTTGAGAAGCAGCTTGCAAGGTGCGCCAGCGGGCATGGGGGGGCACTCCCATTTGCAGGGGTCTGCCGAGCCCAAAATTCATTCAACAGTTGCACCTTGAAGACGCGGTAGCTCCCAATTTTTTTGTCTATTGCCCCCGGTCTCACGACTATCTTGTCATTCCAGTTGCCCCCCTCTGTCAAAAGTCTGGGTTCCGCATCCCCGAAGCCCCTTGCGTGGAACGAGCTGGGTCCGTCTTAATCTTcatctctcttcttctcaggCACGCCCTCGCCTGTTCGTCCAACCTTTttcccgcccctcctcccctccctccacctcaccaacTCGGCGACGGCATCGACCCTCCCACTaatctaccaccaccaccaccatcacgccAATTCTCCCCCCCGGGTCTCACTGGGAACGGTTCATGACCACCGCTTGTTCATAGAAGATACCCCCTACGATATTCTctttctgcttcttcttttcttcccaaGTTACGTTCCAGCAGCCCCTCCAAGATGCGTCCCGAAGTTGAGCAGGAGCTCGCCCACACGCtccttgtcgagcttctcgCCTACCAGTTTGCTTCTCCTGTCAGATGGATTGAGACACAAGATGTGTTTCTCGCCGAGAAGATTGCCGAGCGTATCGTGGAAATCGGTCCCGCTGATACCCTTGGTGTAATGGCCAAGAGGACGCTCGCCTCCAAGTACGAAGCTTACGACGCCGCAAAGTCAGTTCAAAGACAAATTCTCTGCTACAACAAGGACGCCAAAGAGATTTACTACGATGTCGATCCAGTTGAAGAGGAGCCTGAGCCGGTAGCAGCCGCGCCAAGCTCTTCCAGTGCTCccgctgcggctgcggcggccccagctgctgttgcggcggcacctccaccaccgagtGCTGGCCCTGCTGCCTCGGTGCCCGATGCGCCGGTGCCGGCCGTTGACATTGTGAAGGCTTTGGTTGCtcagaagctcaagaagggAGCATCTGACATTCCATTGGGCAAGGCCATCAAGGACTTGGTTGGTGGTATGTTCTCGCGACccctgaaaaaaaaaaaccctttATGTTGGAGTTTTGCTGACAACGAGAAACACAGGTAAATCCACACTTCAGAATGAAATCGTCGGTGACCTCGGGAAGGAGTTTGGCTCGACACCCGAAAAGCCCGAAGATACACCGCTTGATGAGCTCGGTGCTGCGTTGCAGGCCACTTTCGATGGCAACCTCGGCAAGACCACCCAGGGTCTTATCGCTCGTCTGATTTCTTCAAAGATGCCCGGTGGATTCAACATTACGACTGCGAGGAAGTACCTCGAGACGAGGTGGGGTTTGGGCTCCGGACGCCAAGACGGAGTTCTTCTGCTGGCCATCACTATGGAGCCAGCCGCGCGTCTGGGGTCCGAGGCTGATGCCAAGGCTTTCCTCGACGACGTATCCCAGAAGTACGCCGCCAGCGCTGGCATCAGCTTGTCCACCGCTGCGGCTGCTGGCCCAGCCGGCGGttccggcggcggcatgATGATGGACCCGGCGGCGATTGAGGCTCTGACCAGCGACCAGAAGACGTTTTTCAAGCAACAGCTGGAGCTCACTGCGAGATATCTCAAGGTGGACATTCGTGCCGGAGACAAGGCTTTCCAGGCCTCCCAAGAGTCTTCCAAGGTCTTGCAGGCCCAGATTGATCTTTGGATGGCCGAGCATGGCGACTTCTACGCCTCTGGCATTGAGCCCGTCTTTACGCCGCTCAAGGCTCGCGTTTACGATTCGTCATGGAACTGGGCCCGTCAGGATGCTCTTAGCATGTACTACGACATCATTTTCGGGCGGTTGCAGGCTGTTGACCGTGAAATTGTTGGCAAAAGTATCCGGATCATGAACCGTTCCAACCCAGCTCTCCTCGAGTTCATGCAATATCACATCGACAACTGCCCAACAGAGCGTGGAGAGACCTATCAGCTTGCCAAAGAGCTCGGTGCCATGCTCATCGAGAACTGCAAGGAGGTGCTCTCTGCCGACCCTGTGTACAAGGATGTTGCGGTCCCTACCGGCCCACGCACCACTGTTGATGCTCGCGGCAACATGAAGTATGAGGAGGTTCCTCGCGCTAGCTGCAGAAAGCTCGAGCATTATGTCCAGCAAATGGCCGAGGGTGGCAAGATTTCCGAGTACGGCAGCAGGACAAAGGTTCAGAATGATCTGTCCAAGATCTACAAGTTGatcaagcagcagcacaagCTTCCTAAGACATCGCAGCTCGAGATCAAGAGCTTGTACAGTGATATCATCCGCTCTCTTGGCATGAACGAGAGCCAGATCATTCCCAAGGAGAACGGCAAGGGtgccagcgccgccgccggtctCGTCAAAAAGTCCAAGCCCAAGGGCAAGACTGAGACCATTCccttcctccatctccgcaAGAAGACTCAGCATGGCTGGGACTACAGCAAGAAGCTCACCAGCCTGTACCTTGACTGCTTGGAGGAAGCCGCCAAGGATGGTGTCACATTTGCTGGCAAGTATGTGCTCATGACTGGTGCTGGAGCTGGCTCCATCGGTGCCGAGGTTCTCCAGGGCCTCATCACTGGCGGTGCCAAGGTTGTTGTCACCACCTCTCGCTTCTCCCGTGAGGTGACCGAGTATTACCAGTCCATGTATGCTCGTTATGGCTCGCGCGGCTCTCAGCTCGTGGTCGTTCCCTTCAACCAGGGCAGTGTTCAGGATGTCAACGCCCTTGTCGAGTACATCTATGACCCCAAGACCGGCCTTGGCTGGGACTTGGACTTCATCGTTCCTTTTGCCGCCATTTCTGAGCAGGGTCGCCAGATCGATGGCATCGACTCCAAGTCTGAGCTTGCTCACCGCATCATGCTCACCAATCTCATCCGTCTTCTCGGAAACGTCAAGGCCCAGAAGGCCGCCCGTGGTTTCGAGACCCGTCCTGCTCAGGTCATTCTTCCCCTTTCTCCCAACCACGGCACGTTCGGCAGTGACGGTCTCTACTCCGAGTCCAAGCTTGGCCTCGAGACTCTCTTCAACAGGTGGCATGCCGAGGACTGGGCTAACTACCTCACCATTTGCGGTGCCATCATCGGCTGGACCCGTGGCACTGGTCTCATGGCTGGTAACAACATGGTGGCCGAGGCTGTCGAAAACTTTGGCGTGCGCACCTTCTCGCAGCAGGAAATGGCTTTCAACCTTCTTGGACTCATGTCTCCCACTGTCGTCGATTTGTGCCAGAATGAGCCCGTGTTTGCCGACTTGAACGGTGGTCTCCAGTTTATTCCTAACCTGAACGAGGTGATGACCAAGGAGCGCAAGTCCATCACCGAGACCAGCGAGATTCGTCGTGCCGTCACCAAGGAGACCGCTGTCGAGAACAAGATTGTCAATGGTGAAGATTCGGAGGTCCTctacaagaagaaggtcatCGAGCCTCGCGCCAATCTCAAGTACGACTTCCCCACCCTTCCCGACTGGAAGTCCGAGGTTGCTCCTCTCAACGACAAGCTCAAGGGCATGGTCGATCTCGACAGGGTTGTCGTCATTACTGGTTTCGCCGAGGTTGGTCCATGGGGCAACTCGAGGACTAgatgggagatggaggcgtACGGCGAGTTCTCCCTGGAGGGCTGCATCGAGATGGCCTGGATGATGGGTCTCATCAGGAACCACAACGGTCCCATCAAGGGCCAGCCATACTCCGGCTGGGTTGATGGCAAGACTGGCGAGCCTgtggaggacaaggacatcaaggccaagtacgAAAAGTACATCTTGGAGCACTCCGGTATCCGTCTGATCGAGCCCGAGCTGTTCGACGGCTATGACCCCAACAAGaagcagctcctccaggAGGTCGTCATTGAGGAGGATCTGGATCCCTTCCAGACTTCCAAGGAGACCGCCGAGGAGTTCAAACGCGAGCATGGAGACAAGGTCGAGGTCTTTGAGATCCCTGAGAGTGGCGAGTACACTGTTCGTATGAGGAAGGGGGCATCCCTCTGGATTCCCAAGGCCCTTCGCTTCGACCGTCTCGTTGCTGGTCAGATCCCAACTGGCTGGGACGCCAAGCGCTACGGCATCCCTGAGGACATCATCAGCCAAGTCGACCCCGTTTCTCTGTACGTTCTCGTCTCGACTGCCGAGGCCCTCTTGTCCTCTGGTATCACAGACCCTTTCGAGTTCTACAAGTATGTCCATGTGTCCGAAGTGGGCAACTgcattggtggtggtcttggtggatCAACGGCTCTCCGCCAGATGCACGTCGATCGCTACAAGGACAAGCCGGTCCAGAACGACATTCTTCAGGAGtccttcatcaacaccatcgctGCGTGGGTGAACATGTTGCTCCTCTCGTCTTCTGGCCCCATCAAGACCCCCGTCGGTGCTTGCGCTACTGCTGTTGAATCCGTCGACATCGGTTATGAGACCATCATGGAGGGCAAGGCCCGCATCTGCATCGTCGGTGGTTATGATGActttggtgaggagggctCGTACGAGTTCGCCAACATGAAAGCCACCAGCAACTCTGTTGACGAGATGGCCCATGGCCGCACTCCTGCCGAGATGTCCagacccaccaccacgactAGAAACGGCTTCATGGAAGCTCAGGGTGCCGGTCTCCAGGTCATCATGACTGCCAAGCTCGCTCTCGACATGGGTGTTCCCATTTGGGGCATTCTTGCCCTCACCACGACCGCCTCTGACAAGATCGGACGCTCCGTCCCTGCTCCCGGCCAGGGTGTTCTCACCACCGCTCGTGAGCATTCTGGCAAGTTCCCCTCGCCACTTTTGGACATCAAGTACAGAAGGCGCCAG from Podospora pseudoanserina strain CBS 124.78 chromosome 1, whole genome shotgun sequence includes:
- the FAS1_2 gene encoding beta subunit of fatty acid synthetase (EggNog:ENOG503NV76; COG:Q), which gives rise to MRPEVEQELAHTLLVELLAYQFASPVRWIETQDVFLAEKIAERIVEIGPADTLGVMAKRTLASKYEAYDAAKSVQRQILCYNKDAKEIYYDVDPVEEEPEPVAAAPSSSSAPAAAAAAPAAVAAAPPPPSAGPAASVPDAPVPAVDIVKALVAQKLKKGASDIPLGKAIKDLVGGKSTLQNEIVGDLGKEFGSTPEKPEDTPLDELGAALQATFDGNLGKTTQGLIARLISSKMPGGFNITTARKYLETRWGLGSGRQDGVLLLAITMEPAARLGSEADAKAFLDDVSQKYAASAGISLSTAAAAGPAGGSGGGMMMDPAAIEALTSDQKTFFKQQLELTARYLKVDIRAGDKAFQASQESSKVLQAQIDLWMAEHGDFYASGIEPVFTPLKARVYDSSWNWARQDALSMYYDIIFGRLQAVDREIVGKSIRIMNRSNPALLEFMQYHIDNCPTERGETYQLAKELGAMLIENCKEVLSADPVYKDVAVPTGPRTTVDARGNMKYEEVPRASCRKLEHYVQQMAEGGKISEYGSRTKVQNDLSKIYKLIKQQHKLPKTSQLEIKSLYSDIIRSLGMNESQIIPKENGKGASAAAGLVKKSKPKGKTETIPFLHLRKKTQHGWDYSKKLTSLYLDCLEEAAKDGVTFAGKYVLMTGAGAGSIGAEVLQGLITGGAKVVVTTSRFSREVTEYYQSMYARYGSRGSQLVVVPFNQGSVQDVNALVEYIYDPKTGLGWDLDFIVPFAAISEQGRQIDGIDSKSELAHRIMLTNLIRLLGNVKAQKAARGFETRPAQVILPLSPNHGTFGSDGLYSESKLGLETLFNRWHAEDWANYLTICGAIIGWTRGTGLMAGNNMVAEAVENFGVRTFSQQEMAFNLLGLMSPTVVDLCQNEPVFADLNGGLQFIPNLNEVMTKERKSITETSEIRRAVTKETAVENKIVNGEDSEVLYKKKVIEPRANLKYDFPTLPDWKSEVAPLNDKLKGMVDLDRVVVITGFAEVGPWGNSRTRWEMEAYGEFSLEGCIEMAWMMGLIRNHNGPIKGQPYSGWVDGKTGEPVEDKDIKAKYEKYILEHSGIRLIEPELFDGYDPNKKQLLQEVVIEEDLDPFQTSKETAEEFKREHGDKVEVFEIPESGEYTVRMRKGASLWIPKALRFDRLVAGQIPTGWDAKRYGIPEDIISQVDPVSLYVLVSTAEALLSSGITDPFEFYKYVHVSEVGNCIGGGLGGSTALRQMHVDRYKDKPVQNDILQESFINTIAAWVNMLLLSSSGPIKTPVGACATAVESVDIGYETIMEGKARICIVGGYDDFGEEGSYEFANMKATSNSVDEMAHGRTPAEMSRPTTTTRNGFMEAQGAGLQVIMTAKLALDMGVPIWGILALTTTASDKIGRSVPAPGQGVLTTAREHSGKFPSPLLDIKYRRRQIERRTRQIQGDKEAEHQYLADEAEALKSEGRSRGEIEEYVADRARHIEKEAERQTREVLRSFGNNFWKQDPSIAPLRGALATWGLTIDDLDVASFHGTSTKANDKNESSVICQQLEHLGRTKGNAVMGIFQKYLTGHPKGAAGAWMLNGCLQVLNSGLVPGNRNADNVDAIMEKFDHIVYPSRTLQTDGVKAFSVTSFGFGQKGAQAIGIHPKYLYATLDQQTFNSYKTRVEARQKKAYTYFHNGLINNALFVAKDKPPYTDEQLSQVLLNPDARVTEDKKTGQLIFPPNFMKLSEKTASATPASPQSGKAALEMMIGQAARALETANTQVGMDIEDIKSINTNSDTFLDRNFTEAEMKYCFSSSTGRSPQKAFAGRWSAKEAVFKALRVQGQGAGAALKDIEIVSDSTGSPTVKLHGYAQEAAQKAGIRYVNVSITYTDDHAAAIATAQL
- the FAS1_1 gene encoding beta subunit of fatty acid synthetase (COG:I; EggNog:ENOG503NV76), with the translated sequence MYGSGTGPQTGAVTPRSSASLRPLTVSHGSLETTFLIPTGLHYHASELKTRFTASLPAPTDDLALDDEPSSIPELVARFMGFIANEVAEGEDDAQGSYEEVLKLILNEFERAFLRGNDVHALVANLEGIDAKKLEVIRSYFAARSATNRAMKSHQSALFRAADEDAARIYNIFGGQGNIEEYFDELRELHTTYPSFVGELISNAAELLQTLSSHPSAEKLYSKGLDITHWLHHPESTPDLDYMVSAPVSFPLIGLVQLAHYAVTCKVLGLHPGILRERVTGSTGHSQGIVLAAITAACDSWESFEELSKSALTILFWIGARSQQAFPKTSMTPTLLQDAVDNGEGVPTPMLSVRDLPQSEVQKHIDLTNQYLPADQHISIALINSPRNVVVAGPPKSLCGLNAQLRKVKAATGIDQAKIPHTQRKVRFVNRFLPITAPFHSKYLEDATSLIDEDLKTVKIDASSLGSAVYDTNTGKDIRDSVKGNVVPALVRMITSEVVNWEKATVFPQATHILDFGPGGISGLGVLTSRSKDGTGVRVILAGTVSGTVPEVGYKSELFDRDEEHAVKYAVDWVKAYGPQLVKTSSGRTYVSTKMSRLLGLPPLLVAGMTPTTVPWDFVAATMNAGYQIELAGGGYYNAKTMTAAIHKIEQAIPAGRGITVNLIYVNPRAMGWQIPLLGRLRSEGVPIEGLTIGAGVPSIEVAQEYIETLGLKHISFKPGSSEAIQAVINIAKANPDFPVILQWTGGRGGGHHSYEDFHAPILTMYGRIRRQENLILVAGSGFGGADDTYPYLTGEWSTKYGYPPMPYDGCMFGSRMMVAKEAHTSKAAKQAIVDAPGLDDAAWENTYKGAAGGVITVMSEMGEPIHKLATRGVLFWAEMDQKIFSLPKEKRLVELKKQKSYIIKKLNEDFHKVWFGQKKDGTAVDLEDMTYGEVVRRMVALLYVEDEKRWIDPSYAKLTGDFIHRLEERFTTSAGQPSHLQSYADLDEPFAAVERILSHYPDAETQLINAQDVQHFLLLCKRRGQKPVTFVPTLDGDFEFFFKKDSLWQSEDLGAVIGKDVGRTCILQGPMAAKHATKVDEPIKEILDNIHEGHIKGLTKDLYGGDASKIPTVEYFGGDLIDKPLPLDIDGLTIAVDASKHTYRLSSSPATELPDVESWINMLAGTERNWRYALLRSEVIVQGQKYQTNPMKKIFAPARGLFVEITNPDDPAKTVIVVKEQPRHNRYVEVIEVKLDGKDEIVVSLIKDTTALGKSVALPLRFKYRPEAGYAPIHEVMENRNNHIKEFYWRAWFGDEKFDLDAPVTSKFDGGKTVITSEAINDFVHAVGNTGEAFVDRPEKIMYAPMDFAIVVGWKAITKPIFPRTIDGDLLKLVHLSNAFRMMPGAEPLKKGDEVHTTAQINAVINQESGKMVEVCGTITRDGEAVMEVTSQFLYRGVYNDFENTFQRKVETPMQVHLASTKDVAVLRSKQWFVLDDASPDIELLGQTLIFRLHSLVRFKNRNVFSHVETRGQVLVELPTKEIIQVATVDYEAGESHGNPVIDYLQRNGSSIEQPINFENPIPLSGKTPLQLRAPASNETYARVSGDYNPIHVSRVFAAYANLPGTITHGMYSSAAVRSLVETWAAENKVGRVRSFHASLTGMVLPHDDLNVKLQHVGMVAGRKIIKVEASNKETEEKVLLGEAEIEQPVTAYVFTGQGSQEQGMGMDLYNSSPVAKDVWDRADNYLLDTYGFAISNIVKNNPKELTIHFGGPRGKAIRQNYMAMTFETVAADGSVRSERIFKEIDEKTTSYTYRSPTGLLSATQFTQPALTLMEKASFEDMKAKGLVPRDSTFAGHSLGEYSALAALADVMPIESLVSVVFYRGLTMQVAVERDEQGRSNYSMCAVNPSRISKTFNEEALRFVVSNIAESTGWLLEIVNFNIANMQYVCAGDLRALDTLAGVTNYLKHMKIDIEQMRKDFQPEMVKEKLVEIIQACAKETEAKPKPLELERGFATIPLKGIDVPFHSTFLRSGVKPFRSFLLKKIKQTTIDPAKLIGKYIPNVTAKPFELTKEYFEDVYRLTNSPRIGHILANWEKYSEDGAAALQGEA